A genomic window from Flavobacterium hankyongi includes:
- a CDS encoding valine--tRNA ligase, whose translation MIPAQFDPKSVEKKWYDYWMENKYFHSTPDHRKPYTITIPPPNVTGVLHMGHMLNNTIQDVLIRRARLKGFNACWVPGTDHASIATEAKVVAKLKAEGINKNDLSREEFLKHAWEWTDKYGGTILEQLKQLGCSCDWDRTKFTMDPDMSASVIRSFVDLYNKGQIYRGYRMVNWDPEAKTTLSDEEVIYEERQGKLYHLKYQIEGSNEFVTIATTRPETILGDTAICIHPEDERYFHLKGKSAIVPICNRVIPIIFDEYVDMEFGTGCLKVTPAHDVNDKTLGEKHNLEIIDIFNEDATLNSFGLHYEGKDRFVVREEISKELETIGALAKVENHINNVGTSERTKAVIEPRLSDQWFLKMEELVKPAIKAVLESDEIKLYPSRFNNTYAHWLNNIRDWNISRQLWWGQQIPAYYYGDGKEDFVVAENIEDALVLAKERTSNSNLQTSDLKQDADALDTWFSSWLWPMAVFGGIMEPENEDFKYYYPTNDLVTGPDILFFWVARMIIAGYEYAGEKPFSNVYLTGLVRDKQGRKMSKSLGNSPEPLGLIEKFGADGVRCGLLLSASAGNDILFDEELCNQGKGFANKIWNAFRLIKGWEVADISQPESSKVAIEWYEAKLQKTLVEIEDNFDKYRISDALMSIYKLVWDDFCSWFLEMIKPGYQQPIDRATFNKAIEMLEANLKLLHPFMPFLTEEIWQYIADRTPEEALIVAQWPAIKSYDEKLIADFDFATEVISGIRTIRKDKNISFKDTIELKVVNNEKASTYFDSVITKLGNVSSLEYVSDKVNGALSYRVKSNEYFIPVGEGIDIAAEISKLTEELNYTKGFLKSVQGKLSNEKFVSGAPEQVIANERKKEADALAKIATLEQSLANLK comes from the coding sequence ATGATACCAGCACAGTTTGATCCAAAATCTGTAGAAAAAAAATGGTATGACTACTGGATGGAAAACAAATATTTCCATTCTACGCCAGACCACCGTAAACCATATACAATTACCATTCCGCCACCTAATGTAACAGGAGTGTTACATATGGGGCATATGTTAAATAATACCATTCAGGATGTATTAATCCGTCGTGCACGTTTAAAAGGATTCAACGCTTGTTGGGTACCTGGAACTGACCACGCATCGATTGCTACAGAGGCAAAAGTTGTTGCCAAACTAAAAGCTGAGGGTATCAATAAAAACGATTTATCCCGTGAAGAATTCCTGAAACATGCTTGGGAATGGACTGATAAATATGGAGGAACAATCCTTGAACAATTAAAACAATTAGGATGTTCTTGTGATTGGGATAGAACCAAATTCACAATGGATCCTGATATGTCAGCTTCTGTAATTCGTTCGTTTGTTGATTTGTACAACAAAGGACAGATTTATCGTGGTTACCGAATGGTCAACTGGGATCCCGAAGCGAAAACAACGTTATCTGACGAAGAAGTAATTTACGAAGAGCGTCAAGGGAAACTTTACCATTTAAAATATCAAATTGAAGGTTCAAATGAATTTGTAACAATTGCAACGACACGTCCAGAAACTATTTTAGGTGATACCGCCATTTGTATTCATCCAGAGGATGAGCGTTATTTTCACTTAAAAGGGAAAAGCGCCATTGTTCCTATTTGTAATCGTGTAATTCCAATCATATTTGATGAATATGTGGATATGGAATTTGGTACAGGTTGTTTAAAAGTAACTCCTGCCCACGATGTAAATGATAAAACGTTAGGCGAAAAACACAACTTAGAAATTATTGATATCTTCAATGAGGATGCGACTTTAAATAGTTTTGGGTTGCATTACGAAGGTAAAGATCGTTTTGTAGTTCGTGAAGAAATTTCAAAAGAATTGGAAACGATTGGCGCTTTAGCTAAAGTTGAAAATCATATCAATAATGTAGGTACTTCCGAGAGAACCAAAGCGGTAATTGAGCCTCGTTTGTCTGACCAATGGTTCTTGAAAATGGAAGAGTTAGTAAAACCTGCAATCAAAGCGGTTTTAGAATCTGATGAAATTAAATTGTATCCATCTCGTTTTAATAATACTTATGCGCATTGGTTAAACAATATTCGCGATTGGAATATCTCTCGTCAGTTATGGTGGGGTCAACAAATTCCGGCGTATTATTATGGTGATGGAAAAGAAGATTTCGTAGTTGCTGAAAATATAGAAGATGCTTTGGTTTTAGCAAAAGAAAGAACTTCAAATTCTAATCTTCAAACTTCAGACTTAAAACAAGATGCTGATGCTTTAGATACTTGGTTTTCTTCATGGTTATGGCCAATGGCTGTTTTTGGAGGGATTATGGAACCAGAGAATGAAGATTTTAAATACTATTATCCAACGAATGATTTAGTTACAGGGCCAGATATTTTATTCTTTTGGGTAGCCCGTATGATTATTGCAGGTTACGAATATGCAGGAGAAAAACCATTTTCAAATGTATATTTAACTGGTTTGGTTCGTGACAAACAAGGACGTAAAATGTCTAAATCATTAGGCAATTCTCCTGAGCCATTAGGATTGATTGAAAAATTTGGTGCCGATGGTGTTCGTTGTGGATTGTTGCTAAGTGCTTCTGCAGGAAATGATATTTTGTTTGACGAAGAATTATGCAACCAAGGGAAAGGATTTGCTAATAAAATTTGGAATGCCTTCCGATTGATTAAAGGATGGGAAGTAGCCGATATTTCGCAACCAGAATCGTCTAAAGTGGCGATAGAATGGTACGAAGCGAAATTGCAAAAAACATTGGTTGAAATCGAAGACAACTTTGATAAATACCGTATTTCGGATGCTTTAATGTCTATTTACAAATTGGTTTGGGATGATTTCTGTTCGTGGTTCTTGGAAATGATTAAACCAGGATACCAACAACCAATTGACAGAGCTACTTTCAATAAAGCCATCGAAATGTTGGAAGCTAATTTGAAGTTATTGCATCCATTCATGCCGTTCTTGACAGAGGAAATCTGGCAGTATATTGCAGACAGAACTCCTGAAGAAGCTTTAATTGTGGCACAATGGCCAGCAATAAAATCGTATGACGAAAAATTAATTGCCGATTTTGATTTTGCTACCGAAGTAATTTCAGGAATTAGAACGATTCGAAAAGATAAAAATATTTCGTTCAAGGATACCATCGAGTTAAAAGTAGTAAACAACGAAAAGGCTTCAACATATTTTGATAGTGTAATTACCAAATTAGGTAATGTATCTTCTTTAGAATATGTTTCTGATAAAGTAAATGGAGCTCTTTCTTATCGTGTAAAATCTAATGAATACTTTATTCCAGTAGGAGAAGGTATTGATATTGCTGCTGAGATTAGTAAATTAACAGAAGAATTAAATTATACAAAAGGTTTCTTGAAATCGGTTCAAGGGAAGCTTTCTAACGAAAAATTCGTTAGTGGAGCACCAGAGCAAGTAATTGCTAACGAACGCAAAAAAGAAGCTGATGCTTTAGCTAAAATTGCTACTTTAGAACAAAGTTTAGCAAATTTGAAATAG
- a CDS encoding ankyrin repeat domain-containing protein — translation MKNISLVITLLAAGLVSAQKGNSLLDQGFWKKNPDVATVKGEIEKGNDPAALNPSAFDPTTLAINNGVAIDVVKYLLEQKGNDVKKQTHDARTYLHWAAGKGNLELVDYLITKGADINIEDSHDATPLVYAAQGGQNNVALFETFFKAGLDPKKKYKNNATILMLTIPNDKDLNLTNYLVSKGLSLKDVDAEGNTVFDYAARTGNITNLKTLVSKGVKFTPNALLFAAEASRRSANTIEVFQYLVDDLKIKPTTLSKNKESVLHFIAKKENQVPVVNYFISKGVDINLVDAEGNTSLINAAAGRDAGLVNLLLEKGSKVDQANSKGETAVFQAVKSGSVDVINALLNKNASLSILDKDNHDVGYHLVQNFRAPRGGNDDFLDKLNLLKSKGVALQSQQKDGNTLYHLAVGKNDLNLVKKLEGLSININAKNAEGLTALHKAALVAKDDSLLKYIVSLNADKSIKTDFDETAYDLAKENEVLVKNQVNIDFLK, via the coding sequence ATGAAAAATATAAGTTTAGTAATTACCTTATTAGCTGCTGGACTAGTTTCGGCACAAAAAGGAAATTCACTTTTGGATCAAGGTTTTTGGAAAAAAAATCCTGATGTAGCGACTGTAAAGGGAGAAATTGAAAAAGGGAATGATCCCGCAGCGTTGAATCCTTCGGCTTTTGATCCCACAACTTTAGCAATAAATAATGGTGTTGCTATTGATGTTGTGAAGTACTTATTAGAGCAAAAAGGGAATGATGTAAAAAAACAAACACATGATGCTCGTACTTATTTACATTGGGCTGCTGGAAAAGGAAATTTAGAGCTTGTTGATTATTTGATTACAAAAGGTGCGGATATTAACATTGAAGACTCTCATGATGCAACGCCATTGGTTTATGCAGCTCAAGGAGGTCAAAATAACGTAGCTTTATTTGAAACTTTCTTCAAGGCTGGTTTAGATCCAAAGAAAAAATACAAAAACAATGCAACTATTTTAATGTTGACAATTCCAAATGATAAGGATTTGAATTTGACAAATTATTTGGTTTCTAAAGGACTTTCTTTAAAAGATGTAGATGCAGAAGGAAATACGGTTTTTGATTATGCAGCAAGAACTGGAAATATCACTAATCTAAAAACATTGGTTTCTAAAGGTGTTAAATTTACTCCTAATGCTTTATTGTTTGCTGCTGAAGCTTCAAGAAGAAGTGCAAATACAATAGAAGTCTTTCAATATTTAGTTGATGATTTAAAAATTAAACCAACTACACTTTCAAAAAATAAAGAATCTGTTTTACATTTTATTGCTAAAAAAGAGAATCAAGTTCCGGTTGTAAATTATTTTATTTCTAAAGGAGTTGATATAAATTTAGTTGATGCAGAAGGAAATACATCTTTAATAAATGCTGCTGCTGGTAGAGATGCTGGTTTGGTAAACTTATTGTTAGAAAAGGGTTCAAAAGTAGATCAAGCAAATAGTAAAGGTGAAACTGCAGTTTTTCAAGCAGTAAAATCAGGTTCTGTTGATGTAATCAATGCGTTATTAAATAAAAATGCTTCTTTAAGTATTTTAGATAAAGACAATCATGATGTTGGGTATCATTTAGTTCAAAATTTCCGTGCACCTCGTGGCGGTAACGATGATTTTTTGGATAAATTAAATCTGTTAAAAAGTAAAGGAGTAGCATTGCAATCTCAACAAAAAGATGGAAACACGCTTTATCATTTGGCAGTTGGTAAAAACGATTTGAACTTAGTAAAAAAACTAGAAGGATTGTCAATCAATATAAATGCTAAAAATGCAGAAGGTCTTACAGCATTGCATAAAGCGGCTTTAGTTGCAAAAGATGATTCATTGCTAAAATATATTGTATCACTAAATGCTGATAAATCTATCAAAACCGATTTTGATGAAACGGCTTATGATTTAGCAAAAGAAAACGAAGTGTTAGTAAAAAATCAGGTTAATATCGACTTTTTAAAATAA
- a CDS encoding DUF2271 domain-containing protein, with protein MRKYIKYVVLSLVIGLFTNQVSAQTSKYKCMLQMSNYVGEGAYIVVSLINPKGQYEKTLYVMGDDKKWYKDIKEWYKFYSKKNKVDAKTGASIAGGDRSVTVFEIDDNKINAGYKIRFESAVENQKYHVTDAEVILTTEGLAEKTEGKGYIRYVKLNKM; from the coding sequence ATGAGAAAATATATTAAATACGTAGTATTAAGCTTAGTTATTGGCTTATTTACAAATCAAGTGTCTGCACAAACATCAAAATATAAATGTATGTTGCAAATGTCTAATTATGTTGGAGAAGGAGCGTACATAGTAGTTTCATTAATCAACCCAAAAGGACAATATGAAAAGACATTATATGTAATGGGAGACGATAAAAAATGGTACAAAGACATTAAAGAATGGTATAAGTTCTACAGTAAAAAAAATAAAGTAGATGCTAAAACTGGTGCTTCAATTGCTGGAGGTGATAGAAGTGTAACAGTTTTTGAAATCGATGACAATAAAATAAATGCAGGATATAAAATCCGTTTCGAATCTGCAGTTGAAAATCAAAAATATCACGTAACAGATGCTGAAGTTATTCTAACAACTGAAGGTTTGGCTGAAAAAACCGAAGGAAAAGGATACATTCGTTACGTGAAATTAAATAAAATGTAA
- a CDS encoding PepSY domain-containing protein gives MTLSVWRYAHFTLAVVSSLFLLMASITGIILAVDAVGQKLPPYRVANFEEITLSKVIPTVKDKFLEVNEITVDHNQFVTLKGLDENGNEIEAYIDVNSGKIIGKPEKKNEFIQWVTSLHRSLFLHDTGRIIIGINAFLLFLIAVSGTILMIQRQKGFLRFFSAIPNEGWMQFLHVFTGRWFLLPILIISLSGTYLTINRLKWFDQAKLNHKELSFPNKAPEEIEIRDFKTFQNIKLSEVQKIEFPFTDDVEEFYTLKLNDRELLVNQFNGSVLSEIKYPKTVLLETLTLDLHTGRANSIWAIILGISSISILFFIYSGFSMSWKRMKNKIKNQFSADESSIIILVGSENGSTLGFANAIQKQLVSVGKKVFITEMNALKVFPKAEQILLFTSTHGLGDAPSNATQFEKLIAELNYSKPIQTSVVGFGSTNYPDFCGYAKKVELWLQSKSWNKTFIGLRTINDKSVNEFVEWVKSYNQINGTELSTTPAQYINQPKALQKFEVESKTLVSEECQTFVLTLKPYKKIKFQSGDLLAIYPGNEGKERLYSIGKVDGKIQLVVKLHEFGLGSNYLRQLEVGSHFEARIVENKSFHLPNKKEVILIANGTGIAPFLGMINKNTKSVPLHLYAGFRKETPIVKGFKTSLETSLANKKIKDFQFALSRQGNHCYVTQIVQNDAAKIASILQNSGVVMICGSLAMYKDIIAVLDQICIEKTNHNLAHFQAKGQILSDCY, from the coding sequence ATGACGCTTTCCGTTTGGCGATACGCACACTTTACGTTGGCGGTGGTCTCTTCTCTATTTTTATTAATGGCTAGTATTACTGGAATAATATTAGCAGTTGATGCAGTAGGGCAGAAATTACCGCCTTATCGTGTAGCTAATTTTGAAGAAATTACCCTTTCAAAAGTAATTCCTACAGTTAAGGATAAATTTTTAGAAGTAAATGAAATTACTGTAGATCATAACCAATTTGTAACTCTAAAAGGTTTAGATGAAAATGGCAATGAAATTGAAGCCTATATAGATGTAAATTCAGGAAAAATCATTGGAAAACCAGAAAAGAAAAATGAATTTATTCAATGGGTAACTTCGTTGCATCGCTCTTTATTTCTACATGATACAGGAAGAATAATTATTGGTATCAATGCTTTTTTACTGTTCTTAATTGCCGTATCAGGAACCATTTTAATGATCCAGCGACAAAAAGGGTTTTTACGATTTTTCAGTGCTATTCCCAACGAAGGATGGATGCAGTTTTTGCATGTTTTTACAGGAAGATGGTTTTTATTGCCAATTTTGATTATATCGTTGTCAGGAACCTATTTAACTATTAACAGATTAAAATGGTTTGATCAAGCCAAATTAAATCACAAAGAACTATCCTTTCCAAATAAAGCTCCCGAAGAAATAGAAATTAGAGACTTTAAAACATTTCAAAACATAAAACTGTCGGAAGTTCAAAAAATTGAATTTCCTTTTACAGATGATGTTGAAGAGTTTTATACTTTAAAATTAAATGATAGAGAGCTTTTAGTCAATCAGTTTAATGGTAGCGTTTTAAGTGAAATTAAATATCCTAAAACGGTGCTTTTAGAAACTTTGACTCTTGATTTACATACAGGTAGAGCAAATTCAATTTGGGCTATAATTTTAGGGATTTCATCAATTAGTATTTTATTTTTTATCTATTCAGGATTTAGTATGTCTTGGAAAAGGATGAAGAATAAAATAAAAAATCAGTTTTCGGCAGATGAAAGTAGTATTATTATTTTAGTTGGGTCTGAAAACGGAAGTACATTAGGATTTGCCAATGCTATTCAAAAACAATTGGTCAGCGTTGGAAAGAAAGTATTTATTACAGAAATGAATGCCTTAAAAGTATTTCCTAAAGCAGAACAAATTTTACTATTTACTTCGACGCACGGTTTGGGAGATGCACCTTCTAATGCAACTCAATTCGAAAAATTAATTGCAGAATTGAATTATTCAAAACCTATTCAAACCAGTGTAGTTGGTTTTGGTTCAACAAACTATCCAGATTTTTGTGGCTATGCTAAAAAAGTCGAATTATGGCTACAGAGCAAAAGTTGGAATAAAACCTTTATCGGACTTCGTACAATAAATGATAAATCGGTAAATGAATTTGTTGAATGGGTAAAGTCCTATAATCAAATCAATGGGACCGAATTAAGTACAACTCCTGCTCAATATATTAATCAACCAAAAGCACTGCAAAAGTTTGAAGTTGAATCGAAAACTTTAGTTTCAGAAGAGTGTCAAACCTTTGTTTTAACATTAAAACCTTATAAAAAGATTAAATTCCAATCTGGAGATTTGTTAGCTATTTATCCAGGAAATGAAGGCAAAGAAAGATTGTATTCTATTGGTAAAGTTGATGGTAAAATTCAGTTGGTAGTAAAATTGCATGAATTTGGATTAGGTTCTAATTATTTACGTCAATTAGAAGTTGGAAGTCATTTTGAAGCAAGAATAGTTGAAAATAAGTCGTTTCATTTACCAAATAAAAAAGAAGTAATTTTAATCGCAAATGGAACCGGAATAGCACCGTTTTTAGGAATGATTAATAAAAATACTAAATCAGTTCCGTTACATCTTTATGCAGGTTTTAGAAAAGAAACACCAATTGTAAAAGGGTTTAAAACAAGTTTAGAGACTTCTTTAGCAAATAAAAAAATAAAAGACTTCCAATTCGCCTTATCTCGTCAAGGGAACCATTGTTACGTTACTCAAATTGTTCAAAATGATGCTGCTAAAATAGCTTCAATATTGCAAAATAGCGGCGTTGTAATGATTTGTGGTTCGTTGGCAATGTATAAAGATATTATTGCTGTGTTAGATCAGATTTGTATAGAAAAAACAAATCATAATTTAGCTCATTTTCAAGCTAAAGGCCAAATATTATCAGATTGTTATTAA
- a CDS encoding FAD:protein FMN transferase gives MNKILFLIVLVSNFAVAQVQRHRAVTLMGSRFDITIEAKDSLAVEKFIDESIAEIERIENLISEWRPQTQISEVNRNAGIKPVKVNKEVLRLTQSGMCFSKLTDGAFDISIVAMDKIWKFDGSMATMPSPEAIKKSVEKVGYQNIEIDTIASTIYLKNPGMKIGFGSIGKGYAADKARELMESKGVKAGIINASGDLATWGKQHNGKYWTVGITNPFNNNDYTEVIKFKRFAVTTSGNYEKFVEFDGKRYSHIINPKTGMPSTGICSASVFGPSAEIANGISTSIIVLGVEKGLQLLEKFPEYSCVLITDKGKIIKSKNFKKRKFIK, from the coding sequence ATGAACAAAATACTTTTTTTAATCGTTTTAGTTTCAAATTTTGCTGTAGCTCAAGTGCAAAGACATCGAGCAGTTACATTAATGGGAAGTCGTTTTGATATTACCATTGAAGCGAAAGACTCATTAGCTGTTGAAAAATTTATTGATGAATCTATAGCTGAAATAGAAAGGATTGAAAATTTAATTTCCGAATGGCGACCACAAACTCAAATTTCAGAAGTTAACAGAAATGCAGGAATTAAGCCTGTAAAAGTTAACAAGGAAGTACTTCGCTTAACACAATCAGGTATGTGTTTTTCTAAATTGACTGACGGAGCATTTGATATTAGTATCGTAGCCATGGATAAAATTTGGAAGTTTGATGGTTCTATGGCAACTATGCCAAGCCCTGAAGCCATTAAAAAATCGGTTGAAAAAGTAGGCTATCAAAATATTGAAATTGATACCATTGCATCGACAATTTATTTAAAAAATCCAGGAATGAAAATTGGTTTTGGTTCTATTGGGAAAGGTTATGCAGCTGATAAAGCCAGAGAATTAATGGAATCAAAAGGCGTAAAGGCCGGAATTATTAATGCATCTGGAGATTTAGCAACTTGGGGGAAACAACACAATGGTAAATATTGGACAGTAGGGATTACAAACCCATTTAATAATAACGATTATACTGAAGTTATAAAGTTTAAACGATTTGCAGTTACAACATCTGGGAATTACGAAAAATTTGTTGAGTTTGATGGTAAACGATATTCTCACATAATAAATCCAAAAACAGGAATGCCTTCAACAGGAATTTGTAGTGCTTCGGTATTTGGTCCAAGTGCAGAAATAGCCAACGGAATTAGTACTTCAATAATCGTTTTAGGAGTTGAAAAAGGATTACAATTACTTGAAAAATTTCCTGAATATTCTTGTGTCTTGATTACTGATAAGGGAAAAATTATCAAGTCGAAAAACTTCAAAAAAAGAAAATTTATTAAGTAA
- the ygiD gene encoding 4,5-DOPA dioxygenase extradiol: MTLNNLDNIANQFPRTEKMPVLFLGHGSPMNAIEENQFVQGFRNIAKTIQKPNAILCVSAHWFTNGTKVTAMNFPPTIHDFGGFPKALFEVQYNAPGSPELAEVTQNLLAPTPVDLDHNWGLDHGAWSVIKHLYPNADIPVIQLSIDYTKPAQYHYELAQKLQKLRERGILIIGSGNIVHNLRLVDFNNMNKVDYGYDWAQEAFDMVNKHLLDGDYQPLINYEKQSKTLQLAIPTPDHYLPLLYILGLQNKNEELSLFNNHLLAGSLSMTSVKIG; encoded by the coding sequence ATGACTTTAAATAACTTAGATAACATCGCAAACCAATTTCCTCGCACTGAAAAAATGCCCGTTTTATTTCTTGGTCATGGAAGTCCGATGAACGCTATTGAAGAAAATCAATTTGTACAGGGCTTTAGAAACATTGCCAAAACCATTCAAAAACCCAATGCAATTTTATGTGTTTCAGCACATTGGTTTACTAATGGCACCAAAGTAACTGCAATGAATTTTCCGCCAACTATTCATGACTTTGGTGGATTTCCTAAAGCATTATTTGAAGTGCAGTACAACGCTCCTGGAAGCCCTGAGTTAGCAGAAGTGACACAAAATTTACTTGCTCCTACTCCAGTAGATTTAGACCACAATTGGGGGTTAGATCATGGAGCTTGGAGTGTCATTAAACATTTATATCCAAATGCTGATATTCCAGTAATTCAATTGAGTATAGATTATACAAAACCTGCTCAATATCATTATGAATTAGCTCAAAAATTGCAAAAATTACGTGAGCGTGGCATTTTAATTATTGGAAGTGGAAACATTGTACATAATCTTCGTTTGGTTGATTTTAATAATATGAATAAAGTCGATTATGGTTATGATTGGGCTCAAGAAGCATTCGATATGGTTAATAAACATTTACTAGATGGCGATTACCAGCCACTAATCAATTATGAAAAACAAAGCAAAACTTTACAGTTAGCTATCCCTACACCAGATCATTATTTACCATTGCTATACATTTTAGGATTACAAAACAAAAATGAAGAGCTCTCGCTATTTAATAATCATTTGTTAGCTGGCTCATTGAGTATGACTAGTGTGAAAATTGGGTAG
- a CDS encoding sulfite exporter TauE/SafE family protein produces MTLELLIYFILLALLSEVVGTVGGFGSSMLFVPIAGYFLDFHSVLGVTAIYHLSSNVSKIYFFREGFNKKLVINMGISSVLFVILGAFLNKYISSKLLEFFLAIFLVILSILLLIFRNKRLAPTTLNAVLGGSFSGFVAGLLGTGGAIRGVILASYGLKNNIFIATSALIDLGIDASRSVVYSLNGFVHKDDLYLIPILLIVSFTGTFIGKKIVNLLTEKQFQTTVLFLILITGMVSLYKTFP; encoded by the coding sequence ATGACCTTAGAATTATTGATTTATTTTATTCTTTTAGCGTTATTATCAGAAGTTGTAGGTACTGTAGGAGGTTTCGGTTCTTCAATGCTTTTTGTTCCTATTGCGGGTTATTTTCTGGATTTTCATTCAGTTTTAGGGGTTACTGCAATTTATCATCTTTCAAGTAATGTTTCCAAAATATATTTCTTTAGAGAAGGTTTCAATAAGAAACTCGTCATTAACATGGGAATTTCATCTGTCCTATTTGTAATTCTTGGTGCTTTTTTAAACAAATACATTTCCTCTAAATTATTGGAATTTTTCTTAGCCATCTTCCTAGTTATTTTAAGCATCTTATTGTTGATTTTCAGAAACAAGAGATTGGCTCCTACTACACTAAACGCTGTTTTAGGCGGAAGTTTTTCAGGATTTGTAGCAGGACTTTTGGGTACAGGAGGTGCAATTCGAGGAGTTATTTTAGCCTCTTACGGATTAAAAAACAATATATTTATTGCCACGTCAGCACTAATCGATTTAGGTATTGATGCAAGCCGAAGTGTAGTGTATTCCTTAAATGGATTTGTTCACAAAGATGATCTTTATTTGATTCCCATTTTATTGATAGTAAGTTTCACGGGCACTTTTATTGGTAAAAAAATTGTGAATTTATTAACTGAAAAACAGTTTCAAACTACTGTTTTATTTCTAATTTTAATAACTGGAATGGTTAGCTTATATAAAACTTTTCCATAA
- a CDS encoding efflux RND transporter periplasmic adaptor subunit, whose amino-acid sequence MKKVLFASLFFIFSCSKKETGEIQPKMGTVTESVYASGVIKADNQYTVFATVSGVLQKVNVSVGQTISKGQALFQIESEKANLATENARLAYEISQESGRFIQDKIAEAELRVQSTKDKLVLDESIYKRSKNVKEYNAISEVDFEKVELAYKNSKSNYASALKQLSQLKSQLQNEQSRSNINLKINEKSQSDFTVKSAFSGELFDILVKEGTLISPQTPLATIGKKDNYLLELDVDENDMVRVTVGQKVLVTMDSYKGKVFEATVDKIYPIMDVRSRTFKIEAHFAQTPPKLYPNLTAEANIIINVRKNVLTIPRNYLIDDEYVLVNDDEKRKIKIGLSDYQNVEVLEGLTEDETIYLPK is encoded by the coding sequence ATGAAAAAAGTACTCTTCGCATCGTTGTTCTTTATATTTTCTTGTTCCAAAAAGGAAACGGGAGAAATTCAACCTAAAATGGGTACAGTAACCGAAAGTGTATATGCTTCGGGAGTGATAAAAGCAGATAATCAGTACACAGTTTTTGCTACGGTAAGTGGTGTTTTACAAAAAGTTAATGTGAGTGTTGGGCAAACTATCTCAAAAGGGCAAGCTTTATTTCAAATTGAAAGTGAGAAGGCCAATTTAGCAACAGAAAATGCACGATTGGCTTATGAAATTAGTCAAGAAAGTGGTCGTTTTATTCAGGATAAAATTGCCGAAGCTGAATTGCGTGTGCAAAGTACTAAAGATAAACTGGTTCTGGATGAGTCTATTTACAAAAGAAGTAAAAATGTAAAAGAATATAATGCAATCTCTGAAGTTGACTTTGAAAAAGTAGAATTAGCTTATAAAAACTCTAAATCAAATTATGCATCGGCACTAAAACAATTGTCGCAGTTAAAATCACAACTTCAAAATGAGCAAAGTCGAAGTAATATCAATTTAAAAATCAATGAAAAATCGCAAAGTGATTTTACCGTAAAAAGCGCATTTTCGGGTGAATTGTTTGATATTTTGGTAAAAGAAGGCACTTTGATTTCACCACAAACACCATTGGCAACTATAGGAAAAAAAGACAATTATTTATTAGAATTGGATGTTGACGAAAATGATATGGTTCGCGTGACTGTTGGTCAAAAAGTATTGGTTACTATGGATAGTTACAAAGGAAAAGTGTTTGAAGCCACAGTTGATAAAATTTATCCCATTATGGATGTTCGTTCACGCACTTTCAAAATCGAAGCGCATTTTGCACAAACGCCGCCTAAATTATATCCAAATTTAACAGCCGAAGCAAACATCATTATTAATGTTAGAAAAAATGTATTGACTATTCCACGTAATTATTTGATTGATGATGAATACGTTTTGGTTAATGATGATGAAAAGCGAAAAATTAAAATAGGTCTAAGTGACTATCAAAACGTAGAAGTTTTAGAAGGTTTAACGGAAGATGAAACTATTTATTTACCCAAATAA